The genomic interval CATATATATGAGTTGCAGTATACAACTGGTTCAGGCTGGCGTAAGCGCTGCCGTAAAGTTTGCCTTACAACTGGTTTAGGCAACCTTCTTTCCAGGTATGTAAAGATGTAGGACAAGAAACATTGCACTTTGCTTGCTTCTTATGTGCTGCAGTCACCCAATTATTCAAACGTGATTTTCAGGTGGGTTTTGCCAAATGCATTCAAGTTCTCAGCTGTTGATCCTATCGTTGACATGGTTATTGATGAGGagagaaatacaatttacGCACGCACAGAAGGCATGAAATTGCAGCTATTTGATTTAGGAGCTAATGGCGATGGTCCCCTGAGAAAGAtcactgaagaaaaaaatcttgttGATCCACGAGATGCGCCTTATGGCAGTCGGAGGCCTAATGCACAAAGAGCTGCACGATCCCCAAAACCATCAATTGTCTGCATTGCACCTCTGTCAGCCATGGAATCAAAATGGCTTCATGCTGTTGCAGTTTTATCGGATGGCAAGAGGCTGTTCCTTTCTACATCAGGTGGTAGTAGTTCTGTTGGACTGAGCACTGGTTTGCAGAGGCCAAGCTGTTTAAAAATTGTTGCTACCAGGCCTTCCCCACCTCTAGGGGTTGGTGGTGGTCTCACATTTGGTGCCGTTTCAGCTGCTGGCAGAGCTCAGCCTGAGGATCTAGCTTTAAAAGTCGAGTCTGCTTTCTATTCCTCCGGTGCTCTTATAATGTCAGATTCATCTGCTTCAGCTATGTCATCCCTTCTTGCTGTGCAGAAAGATTCAGCTGCCCAGTTATCCCTACCCAGTACCTTTGGGACAGCATCTAGTAGTTCAAGGGCTCTGCGAGAAACAGTTTCTGCTTTGCCTGTTGAGGGTCGAATGCTTTGTGCCTCTGATGTCTTCCCACTTCCAGATGCTGCTTTCATTATGCAGTCTTTATATGCCGATGTGGAATGCTTTTCAGCTTTTGGAAAACCTTCTGAGAAGTCATCCATAAAACTGTGGGCCAAAGGAGATCTTCCTACCCAGCATATCTTACCTCGGAGGAGGATTGTTGTATTCAATACTATGGGTTTGATGGAGGTAGTTTTTAATAGACCTGTTGACATCCTAAGAAAATTGTTTGATGGGAACACCTTGAGATCTCAATTAGAAGAATTCTTTAGCCGTTTTGGCACTGGAGAGGCTGCAGCAATGTGCTTAATGCTAGCAGCTAAGCTGCTTTATGCTGAAGATAGCCTGATAAGCAATGCAGTTTCTGAGAAAGCTGCTGAAGCATTTGAGGACCCAGGGCTTGTCGGGATGCCTCAAATCGATGGCAGCACTGCTTTGTCTAACACTCGAACTCAGGCTGGAGGCTTTAGCATGGGACAAGTTGTTCAAGAAGCACAAACTATATTTTCTGGTGCATATGAAGGGCTTTGCTTATGCTCTTCTAGATTATTGTATCCCATCTGGGAACTTCCAATTATGGTGGTTCGAGGACTGGTAGGTTCCAATGATTCTGGTGATGGTGTGGTTGTTTGCAGGCTTTCTACTGGAGCCATGAAGGTTCTTGAGAGCAAGATCCGTTCATTGGAAACATTTTTGAGGTCAAGAAGGAACAAGAGAAGAGGACTTTATGGTTATGTTGCTGGCCTAGGCGATTCTGGTTCCATACTGTACAAAGCAGGACCTAGCAGTGGGAAGAGTCCATACAGCTCCCGCATTAGAGATGTTGATCCAATAGATCAGTCTGCATCAAGTAAAAAGCAACGGCTGCCTTACACATCAGCAGAACTAGCTGCGATGGAGGTATCACTTCTGAAATTTGTTGGATGCATGCCTTAATTTATTtgagtatttattttctcacAACCCTCAATTGGTAAACAGGTGAGGGCAATGGAGTGTCTTAGGCGGTTGCTTCGAAGATCTGGTGAAGCACTTTTTCTGCTTCAACTTATTTGCCAGCATAATGTTGCTCGCTTGGTTCAGACACTTGGTAATGATTTGCGGAAGAAATTAGTTCAGTTAACATATCATCAATTGGTATGTTCTGAGGATGGTGACCAGCTTGCCATGCGCCTTATTTCTGCACTCATGGAGGTAACACTCTAGTACTCtaccccctcccccctcctcccctcattGCCAACAAAAAGGACAAGTACAAGTGTAATAGATGCCCACAGGGCTTTCTCACTCATTCCAATTTAGTTATATTTTCATGTGTATCTTTGCAGTACTATATTGGCCCAGAGGGCAGAGGAACTGTTGATGAGGTCAGCACTAAATTGAGAGAGGGTTGTCCTAGTTACTTCAACGAGTCAGATTATAAATACTACTTAGCAGTGGAATGTCTTGAGAGAGCATCTATGACAAACAACCATGATGAGAAAGACGTCCTTGCTAGAGATGCCTTCAatcttttaactaaaattCCTGACTCTGCTGACTTGAGTGCTATATGCAAGAGATTTGAGAACCTAAGGTTATTGGCTTATTACTTACTGAATGAGGTCTTTTTGCaacataaatatgaaaattctACACATTCTCCATTAACTGACTTTTTTCACTGTTGTGTGGGATCCAGGTTCTATGAGGCAGTAGTGCGTTTGCCTTTACAGAAAGCTCAAGCACTTGATTCCAATGCTGATGTTATTAATGGGCAAATTGATGCAAGGCATCATGATACTATAACTGCACAGCGTGAACAGTGCTATAAAATAGTCATGAATGCTCTACGAACCCTCAAGGGTGTTGGACAGAGTGGCACACAAGGTGCAGACAAGTCGTCTGGTTCAGTTACTGCACTTGATCCAGCTTCTCGAGGCAAATATATTAGACAGATTATCCAATTAAGTGTTCAGTGGCCAGACACAATGTTTCATGAGCATCTGTATAGGACCCTTATTGAGCTTGGTTTGGAAAATGAACTTCTGCAATATGGAGGTTCTGATCTGGTTACTTTTCTCCAGACCGCTGGTCGTAAGCATCATGAAGAGGTGAGTCCTAATACCTACTTGATGTTTGATTAGAAATGCCATATGTATCTGGTCAGAATGAAAACATTTGGTTGATGTGTTAGGTTGTCCATTGATGATTAAAACATGTATTTATTGAAATGTGCTACTTATTTGCCTATCTTGAACTTTGTGGGTTGGTCTGTGGAGTGTGGACTTACTTTTGATGGCCACTGTACTGTTGTGAATCAGGATCTAGCTTTGCTGTGCTCGCCTGTGTGTGTAATTTCGGATGCTTTCTTGCATTTTGGTCCTCCCTTGCCCATTTCATTTTATGTGTTTACTGCCCGATAGAATCCATGTGTTTTAACCCATATGTGTctttaataagacaaactaTTGGCATGATTTACGTGCTTAATACCGTTCAGTTTAAGCCAGGAAGTTGCAGAGTTCCTTGGGTACACATGACATGGGGCAGCTTATCATGCCTTAAATAATGCCAGATATATCATTTCTTACAACCATATATTGGTTCCTACTAATTTGTGTGCTCTCTGCATTAATAATCTGGAAAATACTTTTCTTTAATGCTAGCTATATGCTTCCACAAATACCTTAGTTTGCTGTATCTTTCCAATTCATCAAGTGGTTACACCATAACTTAGTTTGTCTCTACAATGCCTCAATGCTATGGATATCTGCATGCTATGCTGATCAGTTTATTTTCCTTTCCATTTAGGTTCAAGGACTTCCTGTGGTTGCATCAAAAGGCTCTAACCCGAACAATTTGGATGCACCTATTTCCACTAGTCAAACAAAGTATCTTGAGCTGCTAGCCAGGTATTATGTTCACAAGGGGGAGCATATTGCTGCTGCTAGAATGTTGTTGATATTGGCAGAAAGGCAGTGCTCCAGTGCGGAAGAAGCTCCAACTCTTGACCAGAGGTCTCCCAATTTCTACTCAACTTCTTTTATTAGCTTATGTGTTTTTCTCGTTTCTTTTCCTTGCTTTCATAA from Oryza brachyantha chromosome 3, ObraRS2, whole genome shotgun sequence carries:
- the LOC102706454 gene encoding nuclear pore complex protein NUP155 — encoded protein: MAWAEDEAIGPDVASAGLHVSERIGRDAAAQPDLEEALEASRYASHPYSSHPKEWPPLVEVAETRQLPPMLVERYNAAAGEGTALCGIFSEIHRAWATVDNSFFIWRFDKWDGQCQEHNADEQVICAVGLARAKPGVFVEAIQYLLVLATPVELILVGVCCSASGDGTDPYAELSLQPLPEYIISTDGVTMTCITCTDNGQIFLAGRDGHIYELQYTTGSGWRKRCRKVCLTTGLGNLLSRWVLPNAFKFSAVDPIVDMVIDEERNTIYARTEGMKLQLFDLGANGDGPLRKITEEKNLVDPRDAPYGSRRPNAQRAARSPKPSIVCIAPLSAMESKWLHAVAVLSDGKRLFLSTSGGSSSVGLSTGLQRPSCLKIVATRPSPPLGVGGGLTFGAVSAAGRAQPEDLALKVESAFYSSGALIMSDSSASAMSSLLAVQKDSAAQLSLPSTFGTASSSSRALRETVSALPVEGRMLCASDVFPLPDAAFIMQSLYADVECFSAFGKPSEKSSIKLWAKGDLPTQHILPRRRIVVFNTMGLMEVVFNRPVDILRKLFDGNTLRSQLEEFFSRFGTGEAAAMCLMLAAKLLYAEDSLISNAVSEKAAEAFEDPGLVGMPQIDGSTALSNTRTQAGGFSMGQVVQEAQTIFSGAYEGLCLCSSRLLYPIWELPIMVVRGLVGSNDSGDGVVVCRLSTGAMKVLESKIRSLETFLRSRRNKRRGLYGYVAGLGDSGSILYKAGPSSGKSPYSSRIRDVDPIDQSASSKKQRLPYTSAELAAMEVRAMECLRRLLRRSGEALFLLQLICQHNVARLVQTLGNDLRKKLVQLTYHQLVCSEDGDQLAMRLISALMEYYIGPEGRGTVDEVSTKLREGCPSYFNESDYKYYLAVECLERASMTNNHDEKDVLARDAFNLLTKIPDSADLSAICKRFENLRFYEAVVRLPLQKAQALDSNADVINGQIDARHHDTITAQREQCYKIVMNALRTLKGVGQSGTQGADKSSGSVTALDPASRGKYIRQIIQLSVQWPDTMFHEHLYRTLIELGLENELLQYGGSDLVTFLQTAGRKHHEEVQGLPVVASKGSNPNNLDAPISTSQTKYLELLARYYVHKGEHIAAARMLLILAERQCSSAEEAPTLDQRYQYLSNAAIQAKSAGITVDSSRNPIDSSTVDLLEGKLAVLRFQMQIKQELEFMSSRLENLPGSSELPNDPFPHDNILADVESARFAMDKAKELSLNLKSITQLYNDYAVPFNLWEVCLEMLNFANYSGDADSKIVREIWARLLDQALTRGGVAEACSVVRRVGSKLDPADGACLPLDIICLHLEKAALDRVSSEEELVGDEDVARALLGACKDLPEPVLAVYDQLLSNGAIVPSLNLKLRLLRSVLAILREWGMSVIAHKLGTTTAGASFFLDGTFSLNQTGSLNQGVRDKIISLANRYMTEVRRLNLPQNQTENVYRGFRELEEKLLSH